In Uranotaenia lowii strain MFRU-FL chromosome 2, ASM2978415v1, whole genome shotgun sequence, one genomic interval encodes:
- the LOC129746747 gene encoding probable palmitoyltransferase ZDHHC24: protein MKIRKRFLPRSVQDAVATAFMAAIIPVTFWFEVYVVIPGVHGSDSVFNWIHFVPAIFLLFNISVNMLAVVMCDTSCGTEIINVPSNVAVAGGLGSRSWHLCSTCEAVAPPRAWHCNTCKACILKRDHHCVFTGCCIGHKNHRYFILFVLHLFVATLYASILNNYFIWFVRGEEFRNWTSLVKIVFPLAMLVIDTSTKQYYLVIYLINMVGMLFTGVLLIYHGRLILSGQVVHERGCLDYDLGWRENLRMVLGQRWHLTWLSPFIRSELPINGVNWDIVQKQANKSK from the coding sequence ATGAAAATACGGAAGCGATTCCTACCTCGGTCGGTGCAAGATGCCGTTGCTACAGCATTTATGGCAGCGATTATTCCGGTTACCTTTTGGTTCGAAGTTTACGTCGTTATACCGGGCGTTCACGGGTCGGATTCCGTGTTCAATTGGATACATTTTGTGCCGGCAATCTTTCTACTTTTCAACATCAGCGTAAACATGCTGGCCGTGGTCATGTGCGATACTAGCTGTGGAACGGAGATTATCAACGTGCCCAGTAACGTGGCCGTAGCTGGAGGTTTGGGTTCCAGATCGTGGCATTTGTGTTCAACGTGTGAAGCTGTTGCTCCACCCCGAGCTTGGCATTGTAACACTTGCAAAGCATGCATTTTGAAACGAGATCACCACTGCGTCTTCACCGGATGTTGCATCGGTCACAAAAACCACCGATACTTCATCTTGTTTGTACTGCATCTGTTCGTTGCGACACTGTACGCAAGCATACTGAACAATTATTTCATCTGGTTTGTCCGGGGAGAAGAGTTCCGCAATTGGACCTCACTAGTCAAAATAGTTTTTCCCCTGGCCATGCTTGTGATTGACACCTCAACGAAGCAGTATTATCTAGTCATCTATCTGATAAATATGGTCGGAATGTTATTCACCGGGGTTCTACTCATCTACCATGGTCGCCTGATATTGAGTGGACAAGTGGTCCATGAACGGGGATGCCTTGACTATGACCTCGGTTGGCGAGAAAATCTACGCATGGTCCTGGGTCAGCGATGGCATCTTACCTGGCTGTCGCCGTTCATCCGAAGTGAGTTGCCGATCAATGGTGTAAATTGGGATATCGTCCAAAAACAGGCAAATAAAAGCAAATGA